Proteins encoded by one window of Lycium barbarum isolate Lr01 chromosome 11, ASM1917538v2, whole genome shotgun sequence:
- the LOC132616481 gene encoding uncharacterized protein LOC132616481 isoform X1, whose amino-acid sequence MDLKAISWVGNIYQKFETMCLEMEEAMYEDTVKYVENQVNTVGTNVKRFCSEVMQDVHPQYNIDPVKVAAADLSLNPYAHYEIDKKLKANLKGSARGFSNKLNDDTQVIKGKSKSRGVYKRQSGGIKEIVRDSHPAKKSDAICLAAGDVIKLSSSAEVRGSFGMAADHVTLTSDLASGKGSDSDSGEAASKVCNHIIETNVPAADTSINSAASVMTSVESVGKKQEGSVLATDTCTKELAYNTRSEISSNVQNNELANEEINESHEEKSDNLSSAMSMYESIESELEIVEKFDESHLEETCVLVEEERIHVPHGPVKQKSYKKKLREAFSTKKRLTRKEYEQLGALYGDQQFNLEAEDKVMPALSMNSNTKMLSANDHPESEWEIL is encoded by the exons GACACTGTTAAATATGTTGAGAATCAGGTGAACACTGTTGGTACAAATGTCAAGAGATTCTGTTCTGAAGTGATGCAAGATGTTCATCCTCAATATAATATTGATCCTGTGAAAGTCGCAGCTGCTGACTTGTCTCTGAACCCTTATGCTCACTATGAAATTGACAAGAAACTGAAAGCCAACCTCAAAGGAAGCGCCAGAGGATTCAGTAACAAGTTAAATGATGACACTCAAGTAATCAAGG GGAAAAGCAAAAGTCGAGGAGTCTATAAACGTCAAAGTGGCGGAATCAAAGAAATTGTTAGAGACAGCCATCCAGCTAAGAAGTCTGATGCTATCTGTCTCGCAGCAGGGGATGTGATCAAATTATCTTCAAGTGCTGAGGTTAGGGGTAGTTTTGGAATGGCGGCGGATCATGTGACCCTGACTTCAGACCTGGCCTCAGGTAAAGGATCTGACTCTGACTCTGGTGAAGCAGCAAGTAAAGTTTGCAATCACATTATAGAAACTAATGTGCCTGCAGCTGATACTTCAATTAATTCTGCGGCTTCTGTTATGACGTCAGTTGAATCTGTTGGGAAAAAGCAAGAAGGTTCTGTATTGGCAACAGATACATGTACAAAGGAGTTGGCTTATAATACAAGATCGGAAATTAGCAGTAATGTTCAGAACAATGAATTAGCTAATGAGGAGATCAATGAGTCCCATGAAG AAAAATCAGATAATTTGTCTTCTGCTATGTCCATGTATGAAAGCATTGAGTCAGAATTGGAAATCGTTGAGAAATTTGACGAATCCCACTTGGAGGAAACATGTGTCCTGGTTGAAGAGGAGAGGATACATGTTCCCCATGGTCCAGTCAAACAGAAGTCCTATAAG AAGAAGCTTCGGGAAGCTTTCTCCACGAAAAAGAGGTTGACAAGGAAAGAGTATGAACAACTTGGAGCACTATATGGAGATCAACAGTTCAACCTAGAGGCTGAGGACAAGGTGATGCCTGCTCTTTCCATGAATTCAAACACAAAAATGTTGTCTGCTAATGATCATCCTGAATCTGAGTGGGAGATTTTATAG
- the LOC132616481 gene encoding uncharacterized protein LOC132616481 isoform X4, whose amino-acid sequence MDLKAISWVGNIYQKFETMCLEMEEAMYEDTVKYVENQVNTVGTNVKRFCSEVMQDVHPQYNIDPVKVAAADLSLNPYAHYEIDKKLKANLKGSARGFSNKLNDDTQVIKGKSKSRGVYKRQSGGIKEIVRDSHPAKKSDAICLAAGDVIKLSSSAEVRGSFGMAADHVTLTSDLASEKSDNLSSAMSMYESIESELEIVEKFDESHLEETCVLVEEERIHVPHGPVKQKSYKKKLREAFSTKKRLTRKEYEQLGALYGDQQFNLEAEDKVMPALSMNSNTKMLSANDHPESEWEIL is encoded by the exons GACACTGTTAAATATGTTGAGAATCAGGTGAACACTGTTGGTACAAATGTCAAGAGATTCTGTTCTGAAGTGATGCAAGATGTTCATCCTCAATATAATATTGATCCTGTGAAAGTCGCAGCTGCTGACTTGTCTCTGAACCCTTATGCTCACTATGAAATTGACAAGAAACTGAAAGCCAACCTCAAAGGAAGCGCCAGAGGATTCAGTAACAAGTTAAATGATGACACTCAAGTAATCAAGG GGAAAAGCAAAAGTCGAGGAGTCTATAAACGTCAAAGTGGCGGAATCAAAGAAATTGTTAGAGACAGCCATCCAGCTAAGAAGTCTGATGCTATCTGTCTCGCAGCAGGGGATGTGATCAAATTATCTTCAAGTGCTGAGGTTAGGGGTAGTTTTGGAATGGCGGCGGATCATGTGACCCTGACTTCAGACCTGGCCTCAG AAAAATCAGATAATTTGTCTTCTGCTATGTCCATGTATGAAAGCATTGAGTCAGAATTGGAAATCGTTGAGAAATTTGACGAATCCCACTTGGAGGAAACATGTGTCCTGGTTGAAGAGGAGAGGATACATGTTCCCCATGGTCCAGTCAAACAGAAGTCCTATAAG AAGAAGCTTCGGGAAGCTTTCTCCACGAAAAAGAGGTTGACAAGGAAAGAGTATGAACAACTTGGAGCACTATATGGAGATCAACAGTTCAACCTAGAGGCTGAGGACAAGGTGATGCCTGCTCTTTCCATGAATTCAAACACAAAAATGTTGTCTGCTAATGATCATCCTGAATCTGAGTGGGAGATTTTATAG
- the LOC132616481 gene encoding uncharacterized protein LOC132616481 isoform X2 has translation MDLKAISWVGNIYQKFETMCLEMEEAMYEDTVKYVENQVNTVGTNVKRFCSEVMQDVHPQYNIDPVKVAAADLSLNPYAHYEIDKKLKANLKGSARGFSNKLNDDTQVIKGKSKSRGVYKRQSGGIKEIVRDSHPAKKSDAICLAAGDVIKLSSSAEVRGSFGMAADHVTLTSDLASADTSINSAASVMTSVESVGKKQEGSVLATDTCTKELAYNTRSEISSNVQNNELANEEINESHEEKSDNLSSAMSMYESIESELEIVEKFDESHLEETCVLVEEERIHVPHGPVKQKSYKKKLREAFSTKKRLTRKEYEQLGALYGDQQFNLEAEDKVMPALSMNSNTKMLSANDHPESEWEIL, from the exons GACACTGTTAAATATGTTGAGAATCAGGTGAACACTGTTGGTACAAATGTCAAGAGATTCTGTTCTGAAGTGATGCAAGATGTTCATCCTCAATATAATATTGATCCTGTGAAAGTCGCAGCTGCTGACTTGTCTCTGAACCCTTATGCTCACTATGAAATTGACAAGAAACTGAAAGCCAACCTCAAAGGAAGCGCCAGAGGATTCAGTAACAAGTTAAATGATGACACTCAAGTAATCAAGG GGAAAAGCAAAAGTCGAGGAGTCTATAAACGTCAAAGTGGCGGAATCAAAGAAATTGTTAGAGACAGCCATCCAGCTAAGAAGTCTGATGCTATCTGTCTCGCAGCAGGGGATGTGATCAAATTATCTTCAAGTGCTGAGGTTAGGGGTAGTTTTGGAATGGCGGCGGATCATGTGACCCTGACTTCAGACCTGGCCTCAG CTGATACTTCAATTAATTCTGCGGCTTCTGTTATGACGTCAGTTGAATCTGTTGGGAAAAAGCAAGAAGGTTCTGTATTGGCAACAGATACATGTACAAAGGAGTTGGCTTATAATACAAGATCGGAAATTAGCAGTAATGTTCAGAACAATGAATTAGCTAATGAGGAGATCAATGAGTCCCATGAAG AAAAATCAGATAATTTGTCTTCTGCTATGTCCATGTATGAAAGCATTGAGTCAGAATTGGAAATCGTTGAGAAATTTGACGAATCCCACTTGGAGGAAACATGTGTCCTGGTTGAAGAGGAGAGGATACATGTTCCCCATGGTCCAGTCAAACAGAAGTCCTATAAG AAGAAGCTTCGGGAAGCTTTCTCCACGAAAAAGAGGTTGACAAGGAAAGAGTATGAACAACTTGGAGCACTATATGGAGATCAACAGTTCAACCTAGAGGCTGAGGACAAGGTGATGCCTGCTCTTTCCATGAATTCAAACACAAAAATGTTGTCTGCTAATGATCATCCTGAATCTGAGTGGGAGATTTTATAG
- the LOC132616481 gene encoding uncharacterized protein LOC132616481 isoform X3, with the protein MDLKAISWVGNIYQKFETMCLEMEEAMYEDTVKYVENQVNTVGTNVKRFCSEVMQDVHPQYNIDPVKVAAADLSLNPYAHYEIDKKLKANLKGSARGFSNKLNDDTQVIKGKSKSRGVYKRQSGGIKEIVRDSHPAKKSDAICLAAGDVIKLSSSAEVRGSFGMAADHVTLTSDLASVESVGKKQEGSVLATDTCTKELAYNTRSEISSNVQNNELANEEINESHEEKSDNLSSAMSMYESIESELEIVEKFDESHLEETCVLVEEERIHVPHGPVKQKSYKKKLREAFSTKKRLTRKEYEQLGALYGDQQFNLEAEDKVMPALSMNSNTKMLSANDHPESEWEIL; encoded by the exons GACACTGTTAAATATGTTGAGAATCAGGTGAACACTGTTGGTACAAATGTCAAGAGATTCTGTTCTGAAGTGATGCAAGATGTTCATCCTCAATATAATATTGATCCTGTGAAAGTCGCAGCTGCTGACTTGTCTCTGAACCCTTATGCTCACTATGAAATTGACAAGAAACTGAAAGCCAACCTCAAAGGAAGCGCCAGAGGATTCAGTAACAAGTTAAATGATGACACTCAAGTAATCAAGG GGAAAAGCAAAAGTCGAGGAGTCTATAAACGTCAAAGTGGCGGAATCAAAGAAATTGTTAGAGACAGCCATCCAGCTAAGAAGTCTGATGCTATCTGTCTCGCAGCAGGGGATGTGATCAAATTATCTTCAAGTGCTGAGGTTAGGGGTAGTTTTGGAATGGCGGCGGATCATGTGACCCTGACTTCAGACCTGGCCTCAG TTGAATCTGTTGGGAAAAAGCAAGAAGGTTCTGTATTGGCAACAGATACATGTACAAAGGAGTTGGCTTATAATACAAGATCGGAAATTAGCAGTAATGTTCAGAACAATGAATTAGCTAATGAGGAGATCAATGAGTCCCATGAAG AAAAATCAGATAATTTGTCTTCTGCTATGTCCATGTATGAAAGCATTGAGTCAGAATTGGAAATCGTTGAGAAATTTGACGAATCCCACTTGGAGGAAACATGTGTCCTGGTTGAAGAGGAGAGGATACATGTTCCCCATGGTCCAGTCAAACAGAAGTCCTATAAG AAGAAGCTTCGGGAAGCTTTCTCCACGAAAAAGAGGTTGACAAGGAAAGAGTATGAACAACTTGGAGCACTATATGGAGATCAACAGTTCAACCTAGAGGCTGAGGACAAGGTGATGCCTGCTCTTTCCATGAATTCAAACACAAAAATGTTGTCTGCTAATGATCATCCTGAATCTGAGTGGGAGATTTTATAG
- the LOC132616480 gene encoding protein trichome birefringence-like 42, which translates to METKPKVTQKWMLCTFVSFISCFIFLLCQHDNEAGHFRAIQNAMFNMASSLDDSFSPSENLEISKPARSREDDGDIIQKNSKNKCNIFEGRWVYNPMESRYYEAPQCPFLSEQVSCQKNGRPDFDYENWSWEGHDCVIPSFNGRDMLKRLRGKRIIVVGDSLNRNQWESLVCLLYSTIPPSRAHLDYSSGSYKVFKAKDYNVTVEFYWDPFLVQFDSNNAGAPKILRLETIDLSSRRWQGADIMVFNTGHWWGHLGKFKAWDLFEYKGKLVDELKLESAFEVAMRTWANWIDQNVNLTKTTVFFRSNSPEHKTENGCYNKTQPITDTSHVLHFSESLTKIVDKTLSKMRIPVRYLDITKLSEHRLDAHPSVYNKMKGPELMNRKLKPPESYADCSHWCLPGLPDTWNRLLYASLVLDHPIDSPSLTHLVS; encoded by the exons ATGGAAACCAAACCAAAAGTCACTCAGAAATGGATGCTATGCACATTTGTTAGCTTCATTAGCTGCTTCATTTTCTTGCTATGCCAGCACGACAATGAGGCGGGGCATTTCAGGGCTATACAAAATGCCATGTTCAACATGGCATCGTCTTTAGATGATAGCTTTTCCCCTTCTGAAAATTTAGAAATCTCGAAACCAGCTAGAAGCAGAGAAGATGACGGAGATATAATACAGAAAAACAGCAAGAACAAGTGCAACATATTTGAGGGAAGATGGGTTTACAATCCAATGGAGAGCCGATATTATGAAgcaccacaatgtccattcctTAGTGAACAAGTGAGCTGCCAGAAGAACGGAAGGCCTGATTTTGATTATGAAAATTGGTCATGGGAAGGTCATGATTGTGTGATCCCAAG CTTCAATGGCAGAGATATGTTGAAGAGGCTTAGAGGCAAGAGGATCATCGTAGTTGGAGATTCCCTAAACAGGAACCAATGGGAATCTCTCGTGTGTCTTCTTTATTCTACAATTCCTCCTTCAAGAGCCCATCTTGATTATAGCAGTGGCTCCTATAAAGTCTTCAAAGCTAAG GACTACAACGTTACTGTAGAGTTCTACTGGGACCCATTTCTTGTCCAGTTCGACTCGAATAATGCTGGTGCACCTAAAATTTTGAGACTGGAGACAATCGATTTATCGTCTAGGCGTTGGCAAGGAGCTGACATCATGGTGTTCAATACAGGCCATTGGTGGGGGCATCTTGGGAAGTTCAAGGC GTGGGACTTATTCGAGTACAAGGGAAAATTAGTTGATGAGCTGAAGTTAGAATCAGCATTTGAGGTTGCAATGAGAACCTGGGCAAATTGGATAGATCAGAATGTTAACTTGACCAAAACAACAGTTTTCTTCAGAAGCAATTCCCCAGAACACAAAACTGAAAATGGATGTTACAATAAAACGCAACCGATCACAGATACATCACATGTATTACATTTTTCTGAGTCCCTGACAAAGATTGTTGATAAAACATTGTCAAAAATGAGAATCCCTGTAAGATACTTAGACATTACCAAGCTCTCAGAGCACCGTTTAGATGCACATCCATCAGTTTATAACAAAATGAAAGGACCAGAACTGATGAACAGAAAATTAAAGCCACCAGAGAGTTATGCTGATTGTAGCCATTGGTGCCTGCCTGGACTGCCTGATACATGGAATAGGCTACTATATGCATCCCTGGTTTTGGATCACCCCATTGATTCCCCGAGTCTCACACATTtggtttcttga